A region from the Jaculus jaculus isolate mJacJac1 chromosome 18, mJacJac1.mat.Y.cur, whole genome shotgun sequence genome encodes:
- the Msmb gene encoding beta-microseminoprotein yields the protein MKALLGRLVVLATVVMSCNAHCYVIGLEKSPNHSSGECTDIDGVKHPLNSKWETERCFECVCGENEIQCCSRIFTPTEYDRFRCKKIFHPENCTFTVVERRNPGKTCVVTAMIR from the exons ATG AAAGCTCTCCTGGGCAGACTCGTGGTCCTTGCCACTGTGGTGATGTCATGTAATGCACACTGCTATGTCATAGGGCTTGAGAAATCACCAAACCATTCATCTGGCG AATGCACTGATATTGATGGTGTCAAACATCCCCTGAATTCCAAGTGGGAGACTGAGAGATGCTTTGAGTGTGTTTGTGGAGAAAATGAAATCCAGTGCTGCAGCAG AATATTTACGCCTACGGAATATGACAGATTCAGGTGCAAGAAAATATTCCACCCAGAGAACTGCACCTTCACTGTGGTGGAACGGAGAAACCCGGGAAAGACCTGTGTTGTCACTGCTATGATTAGGTAA